The Streptomyces kanamyceticus genome window below encodes:
- a CDS encoding carbohydrate ABC transporter permease, whose product MSLKAPPSPADAGRGRGGRAPRPVSRRSGIARLGPLPWIAPVILLILAVVVWPVVELIRTSFLNISIAGKVRGSAGTDKFKKLFEESDFGSVLMWTVVWTVVVVTVTMLLSLALAQLFNQRFIGRRVARWALIAPWAASVLMTSIGFKWMLNQTAGVLNTVMLDLGLIDSSKDWLGKAETAWPWMMAVAVFVSLPFTTYTLLAGLQTIPQDVYEASRIDGAGSWQTYRHITVPMLRPAFLVGVVINLINVFNSFPIIWAMTQGGPGYDTSTSMVFMYKLKETDIGESAAMSVVNFLMVVVLVLIFLKVSRWNEED is encoded by the coding sequence GTGTCACTGAAGGCCCCTCCGTCCCCGGCCGACGCCGGCCGGGGACGGGGCGGGCGCGCACCCAGGCCTGTGAGCCGCCGCAGCGGCATAGCCAGGCTTGGCCCGCTGCCCTGGATCGCGCCCGTCATCCTGCTGATCCTCGCCGTGGTCGTCTGGCCCGTCGTCGAGCTGATCCGTACCTCGTTCCTCAACATCTCCATCGCCGGCAAGGTGCGCGGCAGCGCCGGGACCGACAAGTTCAAGAAGCTCTTCGAGGAGAGCGACTTCGGGTCCGTCCTCATGTGGACCGTGGTGTGGACGGTCGTCGTCGTCACCGTGACGATGCTGCTCTCGCTGGCCCTCGCCCAGCTGTTCAACCAGCGCTTCATCGGCCGCCGCGTCGCCCGCTGGGCACTCATCGCCCCCTGGGCGGCCTCCGTCCTGATGACGTCCATCGGCTTCAAGTGGATGCTCAACCAGACCGCGGGCGTGCTCAACACCGTGATGCTCGACCTCGGTCTGATCGACAGCTCCAAGGACTGGCTGGGCAAGGCGGAGACCGCCTGGCCCTGGATGATGGCCGTCGCGGTCTTCGTCTCGCTCCCGTTCACCACGTACACGCTGCTCGCCGGGCTCCAGACCATCCCGCAGGACGTCTACGAGGCGTCGCGCATCGACGGGGCGGGATCCTGGCAGACCTACCGCCACATCACCGTGCCGATGCTGCGGCCCGCCTTCCTCGTCGGCGTCGTCATCAACCTCATCAACGTCTTCAACTCCTTCCCGATCATCTGGGCCATGACCCAGGGCGGGCCCGGCTACGACACCTCCACGTCGATGGTGTTCATGTACAAGCTGAAGGAGACCGACATCGGTGAGTCCGCGGCCATGTCGGTCGTCAACTTCCTGATGGTCGTGGTGCTCGTGCTGATCTTCCTGAAGGTCAGCCGGTGGAACGAGGAGGACTGA
- a CDS encoding extracellular solute-binding protein: MRNRIIATGAATLAMAMGLSACSGDSDSGDSKTIKLVAADYGDKASNASKVYWAEVKKEFEKANEGYKVDVQVINWNEIDKSVKNMIQAGNEPDLLQTGGYADKVADDLLYKADDVLSRETRDNLIPSFAKAGEVDGTQYGIPWVSSSRVMFYNKAVFKKAGIKNPPKTWDEVAADAKKIKDKKAAETPYALPLGPEETQGESMIWELGNGGGFTDADGKYTLDSAKNVETFDWLKTKLVKPGLTYANPASTDRKTAFADFAAGKVGMLNGHPSLIQMAKEGKVDYGVAPIPGKTGPLDSTLGVADWMMAFKDGGAEKEGVKKFLDFTYSKKMLAFDEMYNLMPVTKDALKQMSDSGKHKDLEPFFQVLPNAKFYPLGETTWDLVSAEIKKTGGKAVSDDPKQVLGDLQKKAESAEAEAK, translated from the coding sequence ATGAGGAATCGAATAATCGCCACCGGTGCGGCAACGCTCGCCATGGCCATGGGACTCAGCGCCTGCAGCGGCGACAGCGACAGCGGCGACAGCAAGACGATCAAGCTCGTCGCCGCGGACTACGGCGACAAGGCCTCCAACGCCTCCAAGGTGTACTGGGCCGAGGTCAAGAAGGAATTCGAGAAGGCCAACGAGGGCTACAAGGTCGACGTCCAGGTCATCAACTGGAACGAGATCGACAAGTCCGTGAAGAACATGATCCAGGCGGGCAACGAGCCCGACCTGCTGCAGACCGGCGGCTATGCCGACAAGGTCGCGGACGACCTGCTGTACAAGGCGGACGACGTCCTCTCGCGCGAGACCCGTGACAACCTCATCCCGTCCTTCGCCAAGGCGGGCGAGGTCGACGGCACCCAGTACGGCATCCCGTGGGTCTCCTCCAGCCGCGTGATGTTCTACAACAAGGCGGTCTTCAAGAAGGCGGGCATCAAGAACCCGCCGAAGACCTGGGACGAAGTCGCCGCGGACGCCAAGAAGATCAAGGACAAGAAGGCCGCGGAGACGCCCTACGCCCTGCCGCTCGGCCCCGAGGAGACCCAGGGCGAGTCGATGATCTGGGAGCTCGGCAACGGCGGCGGCTTCACCGACGCGGACGGCAAGTACACGCTGGACAGCGCGAAGAACGTCGAGACCTTCGACTGGCTGAAGACCAAGCTGGTCAAGCCCGGCCTCACGTACGCCAACCCCGCGTCCACCGACCGCAAGACGGCCTTCGCGGACTTCGCGGCCGGCAAGGTCGGCATGCTCAACGGCCACCCGAGCCTGATCCAGATGGCCAAGGAGGGCAAGGTCGACTACGGCGTCGCGCCCATCCCCGGCAAGACGGGCCCGCTGGACAGCACCCTCGGCGTGGCCGACTGGATGATGGCGTTCAAGGACGGCGGCGCGGAGAAGGAGGGCGTGAAGAAGTTCCTGGACTTCACGTACTCCAAGAAGATGCTGGCGTTCGACGAGATGTACAACCTCATGCCGGTCACCAAGGACGCCCTGAAGCAGATGAGCGACAGCGGCAAGCACAAGGACCTGGAGCCGTTCTTCCAGGTGCTGCCGAACGCCAAGTTCTACCCGCTGGGTGAGACCACCTGGGACCTGGTCTCCGCCGAGATCAAGAAGACCGGCGGCAAGGCCGTGTCCGACGACCCGAAGCAGGTCCTCGGCGACCTCCAGAAGAAGGCGGAGTCGGCGGAGGCCGAGGCCAAGTAG
- a CDS encoding carbohydrate ABC transporter permease has translation MATATATRPAPRKDGGPKRPKRTFRPRTLVYTALAWLLAAIFLAPYLEMIVTALRPKEELRDRTYLPKNLEWANFIDVWKESDLGQNLQVTLLVAGGATLLVLLVSLPAAYYTARMRYRGRKLFLLLVLVTQMFQPTALLVGLYREFHQLDMLNSVWTLILTNAAFNLAFAVWILTAYISSIPPELEEAAMVDGTSRFGAMIKVTLPLALPGVVTAVIFTFITSWNEFVMGLTLTTQPDKQPLTVGINNFIGNYTVQWNYLFAASVVAIVPVIVLFAFIERHVVSGLTAGSVK, from the coding sequence ATGGCCACCGCGACGGCGACCCGCCCCGCGCCCCGGAAGGACGGCGGGCCGAAGCGGCCCAAGCGCACGTTCCGGCCCCGCACCCTGGTCTACACGGCCCTCGCCTGGCTCCTCGCGGCGATCTTCCTGGCGCCGTACCTGGAGATGATCGTCACCGCGCTGCGCCCCAAGGAGGAGCTGCGCGACCGCACGTACCTGCCCAAGAACCTGGAGTGGGCCAACTTCATCGACGTGTGGAAGGAGTCCGACCTCGGCCAGAACCTCCAGGTCACGCTCCTGGTGGCGGGCGGCGCCACGCTGCTCGTGCTCCTCGTCTCGCTGCCCGCCGCGTACTACACGGCGCGCATGCGCTACCGGGGCCGCAAGCTCTTCCTCCTGCTCGTCCTGGTCACCCAGATGTTCCAGCCGACGGCCCTCCTGGTCGGTCTCTACCGCGAGTTCCACCAGCTGGACATGCTCAACTCGGTCTGGACCCTGATCCTCACCAACGCGGCGTTCAACCTGGCCTTCGCGGTGTGGATCCTGACGGCGTACATCTCCTCGATCCCCCCGGAGCTCGAAGAGGCCGCCATGGTCGACGGCACGAGCCGCTTCGGCGCGATGATCAAGGTGACGCTGCCGCTGGCCCTGCCGGGCGTGGTGACGGCCGTGATCTTCACCTTCATCACGTCCTGGAACGAGTTCGTGATGGGCCTGACCCTGACCACCCAGCCGGACAAGCAGCCGCTGACGGTCGGCATCAACAACTTCATCGGCAACTACACGGTGCAGTGGAACTACCTGTTCGCCGCGTCCGTGGTCGCTATCGTTCCGGTCATCGTGCTGTTCGCGTTCATCGAGCGGCATGTGGTGTCGGGGCTTACGGCGGGGTCGGTGAAGTAA
- a CDS encoding carbohydrate ABC transporter permease, producing the protein MTTTSTTAPRPSTSAAPRREKETGGALNVFSHAFLVLWVILAAGPLIWVALTAFRPSAEILSDPMGWPSSFHWENFSNAWNKANIGQYTLNSLIILAGSLTGTMLLGSMAAYVIARFTFPGNRVIFMLFAGGMMFPVILALVPLFAVMENFGLLDTRPGLMIAYIAYSLPFTTFFLTSFFRTLPTGVQEAAMVDGASHTRTFFQIMLPMAKPGLVSIGIFNFLGQWNQYLLPLLLNNEDEKSYVLPQGLASLAVSQGYRGDWGALFAGLTIAMVPVLVVYAVFQRQVQAGLTAGAIK; encoded by the coding sequence ATGACCACGACCTCCACCACCGCGCCCCGCCCGAGCACCTCCGCCGCGCCACGCCGCGAGAAGGAGACGGGCGGCGCGCTGAACGTCTTCTCGCACGCCTTCCTCGTCCTGTGGGTGATCCTCGCCGCCGGGCCGCTGATCTGGGTCGCGCTCACCGCGTTCCGCCCCTCGGCCGAGATCCTCAGCGACCCGATGGGCTGGCCCTCCTCCTTCCACTGGGAGAACTTCAGCAACGCGTGGAACAAGGCCAATATCGGCCAGTACACGCTCAACTCGCTGATCATCCTGGCGGGTTCGCTGACCGGCACCATGCTGCTCGGCTCGATGGCGGCGTACGTCATCGCCCGCTTCACCTTCCCGGGCAACCGCGTCATCTTCATGCTCTTCGCGGGCGGCATGATGTTCCCGGTCATCCTCGCCCTGGTGCCGCTCTTCGCGGTCATGGAGAACTTCGGCCTCCTGGACACCAGGCCGGGCCTGATGATCGCCTACATCGCGTACTCCCTGCCCTTCACGACGTTCTTCCTGACCTCCTTCTTCCGTACGCTGCCCACCGGCGTCCAGGAAGCGGCCATGGTCGACGGGGCCTCGCACACCCGGACCTTCTTCCAGATCATGCTGCCGATGGCCAAGCCGGGCCTGGTCAGCATCGGCATCTTCAACTTCCTCGGCCAGTGGAACCAGTACCTGCTTCCGCTGCTCCTCAACAACGAGGACGAGAAGAGCTACGTGCTGCCCCAAGGGCTCGCGTCGCTGGCCGTCTCGCAGGGTTACCGGGGCGACTGGGGCGCGCTCTTCGCGGGCCTGACGATCGCGATGGTGCCGGTGCTCGTGGTGTACGCCGTCTTCCAGCGGCAGGTTCAGGCCGGTCTGACCGCGGGGGCCATCAAGTGA
- the ngcE gene encoding N-acetylglucosamine/diacetylchitobiose ABC transporter substrate-binding protein gives MGSTSVNRREVMKRAAAAGLLAVPAVGLLSSCASGGGDENKAEKGEKSKKNPLGVKTDAGLTVYIFNGGYGDKYAQFVTDMYAKKYPKAEPDQKATEKIATQVQPKLVRGKPTADVVNNSGADEMNIGKLVHNKQVADLGEVLDAPSWDDPKVTVRETLVPIVEEMGRFGGKPCYQLNIALTVYGNWYSKKLLEQGLDSEYPKTWDAMLAVCKKAKAKGIHGWSYPGGHPRYMFFSMYAMFAQRGGRDVITAMDYLEPTAWKNDAVKDVFEAWEELVAKKYVLTGFDGTEAHTEMQTAWTKEGKCVFVPDGSWVENEAKDTTPKDFEMTVGATPSLDSGDKMPFGTLYAPAGEPFIVPAKAENRQGGLEWMRMMYSKEAALNLFKEVGSLPVVKGAIDGQQLPSGTASAKAAIEAAGDNIVIPKFFDWYNELFREDFNNMIHKFMQGQIGAKQAMDTMQKASDRILKDPDITKIKKA, from the coding sequence GTGGGATCCACCAGCGTCAACCGTCGTGAGGTCATGAAGAGGGCGGCGGCCGCCGGGCTGCTCGCGGTGCCTGCTGTCGGGCTGCTCAGTTCCTGCGCCAGCGGAGGCGGCGACGAGAACAAGGCCGAGAAGGGCGAGAAGTCCAAGAAGAATCCGCTCGGCGTGAAGACGGACGCGGGGCTCACGGTCTACATCTTCAACGGCGGATACGGCGACAAGTACGCCCAGTTCGTCACGGACATGTACGCCAAGAAGTACCCCAAGGCCGAGCCGGACCAGAAGGCCACCGAGAAGATCGCCACCCAGGTCCAGCCGAAGCTCGTCCGCGGCAAGCCCACGGCGGACGTCGTCAACAACTCCGGCGCCGACGAGATGAACATCGGCAAGCTGGTGCACAACAAGCAGGTCGCCGACCTCGGCGAGGTGCTCGACGCGCCCTCGTGGGACGACCCGAAGGTCACCGTGCGCGAGACCCTGGTGCCGATCGTCGAGGAGATGGGCCGCTTCGGCGGCAAGCCGTGCTACCAGCTCAACATCGCGCTGACGGTGTACGGGAACTGGTACTCCAAGAAGCTCCTTGAGCAGGGCCTCGACTCGGAGTATCCCAAGACCTGGGACGCCATGCTCGCGGTCTGCAAGAAGGCCAAGGCCAAGGGCATCCACGGCTGGAGCTACCCCGGAGGACACCCGCGCTACATGTTCTTCAGCATGTACGCGATGTTCGCCCAGCGCGGCGGCCGTGACGTCATCACGGCGATGGACTACCTGGAGCCGACCGCCTGGAAGAACGACGCCGTCAAGGACGTCTTCGAGGCGTGGGAGGAACTGGTCGCCAAGAAGTACGTGCTGACCGGCTTCGACGGCACCGAGGCGCACACCGAGATGCAGACCGCCTGGACGAAGGAGGGCAAGTGCGTCTTCGTGCCCGACGGTTCCTGGGTGGAGAACGAGGCGAAGGACACCACGCCCAAGGACTTCGAGATGACGGTGGGCGCGACCCCGTCGCTCGACTCCGGCGACAAGATGCCCTTCGGCACGCTCTACGCCCCGGCCGGTGAGCCGTTCATCGTCCCGGCCAAGGCCGAGAACCGCCAGGGCGGCCTGGAGTGGATGCGGATGATGTACAGCAAGGAAGCCGCCCTCAACCTCTTCAAGGAGGTCGGCTCGCTGCCCGTCGTCAAGGGCGCCATCGACGGCCAGCAACTGCCGTCGGGTACGGCGAGCGCGAAGGCGGCCATCGAGGCGGCGGGCGACAACATCGTCATCCCCAAGTTCTTCGACTGGTACAACGAACTGTTCCGCGAGGACTTCAACAACATGATCCACAAGTTCATGCAGGGCCAGATCGGCGCCAAGCAGGCGATGGACACCATGCAGAAGGCCTCGGACCGGATCCTCAAGGACCCCGACATCACCAAGATCAAGAAGGCCTGA
- a CDS encoding RNA-guided endonuclease InsQ/TnpB family protein, translating into MRRSYRFLMRPTARQEQTLRSMLKDHCSLYNAALQERRDAWRHGSKTSIQYGQQSAQLKEIRAFDPEHQGRWSFSSQQATLRRLNTAFAAFFRRIKSGDNPGYPRFKGAGHFDTVEFPKNGDGCRWDSTPHDRLTRVRLQGVGHVRVLQHRPVRGRVKTISIKREGRRWFVVLACDDVPAEPLPATNSMVGVDLGTTRFFTDSNGNYEENPRFLQSTMDQLAEAQRHLSTFPQRTRRRTKKRRAAARKVAQLHAKIRRQRLDHHHKTANTLIISHDVIGHEQLNTAGMTKRPSPRPDPDREGSFLPNGAAAKAGLNRSILDVGWGQFLRIPASKAESAGRRLIPVDARDTSRTCPVCGHVAKENRTTQAKFACVSCGFVANADHAGALNVLHRAGLALCAET; encoded by the coding sequence GTGCGTCGTAGCTACAGGTTCCTGATGCGACCGACGGCGCGCCAGGAACAGACGCTCCGGAGCATGCTCAAGGACCACTGCTCGCTGTACAACGCGGCGTTGCAGGAGCGTCGGGACGCCTGGCGGCACGGCTCGAAGACCTCGATCCAGTACGGACAGCAGTCCGCCCAGCTCAAAGAGATCCGGGCGTTCGACCCGGAACATCAGGGCCGCTGGTCCTTCTCCAGCCAGCAGGCCACCCTGCGGCGCCTCAACACCGCCTTCGCGGCGTTCTTCCGGCGGATCAAGTCCGGGGACAACCCCGGGTACCCACGTTTCAAGGGCGCGGGCCACTTCGACACCGTCGAGTTCCCCAAGAATGGTGACGGCTGCCGCTGGGACTCGACCCCGCACGACCGGTTGACTCGCGTACGACTGCAAGGCGTGGGGCACGTACGGGTGCTCCAACACCGGCCTGTGCGTGGCCGGGTCAAGACCATCAGCATCAAGCGTGAGGGTCGACGCTGGTTCGTAGTCCTTGCCTGCGACGACGTCCCTGCCGAACCTCTGCCCGCCACCAACTCCATGGTTGGGGTCGACTTGGGCACGACGCGCTTCTTCACCGACTCCAACGGCAACTACGAAGAGAACCCGCGGTTCCTGCAGTCGACGATGGACCAACTCGCCGAGGCTCAGCGGCACCTCAGCACCTTCCCCCAGCGCACCCGCCGCCGCACGAAGAAGCGCAGAGCAGCAGCCCGGAAGGTCGCCCAGCTGCACGCGAAGATCCGACGTCAGCGGCTGGACCACCACCACAAGACCGCGAACACACTGATCATCTCGCACGATGTGATCGGGCACGAGCAGCTGAACACAGCGGGCATGACCAAGAGACCCTCGCCCAGGCCGGATCCCGACCGAGAAGGCAGCTTCCTGCCGAACGGGGCCGCCGCCAAAGCCGGTCTGAACCGCAGCATTCTGGACGTGGGTTGGGGACAGTTCCTCAGGATTCCGGCGAGCAAGGCTGAGAGTGCCGGTCGCCGACTGATCCCGGTGGATGCCCGCGACACCTCCCGCACCTGCCCCGTTTGCGGGCACGTCGCGAAGGAGAACCGCACCACCCAAGCGAAGTTCGCATGCGTCTCCTGCGGGTTCGTCGCGAACGCGGACCACGCAGGCGCATTGA
- a CDS encoding carbohydrate ABC transporter permease has translation MPPRFTPERVRYDRRYRTLDKYRFIVGFLAVPLAFYALFVISPFLQAIYYSFTDWSGGPVANFIGFDNYRKMWNDDRFWDSLRVSTLLLVVAPVVTLVLGMFFAYMITSGGRHRRGRAIAGVAGSSLYKVVYFFPQVLSVAIIAVVWGRVFNTNSGLINGGLDKIGINGPAWLGGDETLGLISLLIVISWSFVGFYVVLFSAAMGSVPQDIYEAALLDGAGRARTFFSVTLPLIWDAVRTGWIYMGIQALDTFAICLVMVPPHVLKVTPVFLYERFRDGQYGYATSIGVVLLVLSMAFSLIVMRVGNRDRIEY, from the coding sequence CTGCCGCCCCGATTCACGCCCGAACGCGTCCGCTACGACCGGCGCTACCGCACGCTCGACAAGTACCGCTTCATCGTGGGCTTCCTCGCCGTGCCGCTCGCGTTCTACGCGCTGTTCGTGATCTCGCCCTTCCTCCAGGCGATCTACTACTCGTTCACCGACTGGTCCGGCGGTCCGGTCGCGAACTTCATCGGGTTCGACAACTACCGCAAGATGTGGAACGACGACCGGTTCTGGGACTCCCTGCGGGTCAGCACCCTGCTCCTGGTCGTCGCGCCGGTCGTCACCCTCGTCCTCGGCATGTTCTTCGCCTACATGATCACCTCGGGCGGCCGGCACCGCAGGGGACGGGCCATCGCGGGCGTCGCGGGATCCTCGCTCTACAAGGTCGTCTACTTCTTCCCGCAGGTCCTGTCCGTCGCCATCATCGCCGTGGTGTGGGGGCGCGTCTTCAACACCAACAGCGGCCTGATCAACGGCGGCCTCGACAAGATCGGCATCAACGGACCCGCCTGGCTCGGCGGCGACGAGACACTCGGCCTGATCTCGCTGCTCATCGTGATCAGTTGGAGCTTCGTCGGCTTCTACGTCGTGCTGTTCTCCGCGGCGATGGGCTCGGTCCCCCAGGACATCTACGAGGCCGCGCTCCTGGACGGCGCGGGCCGCGCCCGCACCTTCTTCAGCGTCACCCTGCCGCTGATCTGGGACGCGGTGCGCACCGGCTGGATCTACATGGGCATCCAGGCGCTCGACACCTTCGCGATCTGCCTGGTCATGGTGCCCCCGCACGTACTGAAGGTGACCCCGGTCTTCCTCTACGAACGGTTCAGGGACGGCCAGTACGGCTACGCCACGTCCATCGGCGTCGTCCTTCTCGTCCTGAGCATGGCGTTCTCGCTGATCGTCATGCGGGTCGGGAACCGCGACCGGATCGAATACTGA